In a single window of the Metopolophium dirhodum isolate CAU chromosome 2, ASM1992520v1, whole genome shotgun sequence genome:
- the LOC132937904 gene encoding zinc finger BED domain-containing protein 5-like, producing MDSWLKTGRLASGKNVLACSPAENNENISEIDVSSLSDLVNTGQERQNKLVSEIVLPEERTTSKKRKYDESYLSFGFIPVRMAENPDGQCVCNKIMCNSSLVPAKLRRHLDTNHPQLKDKSLSFFERHKEVQKTGVAALQKYAKTDNENGTEASFMLSYRIARAGKPHTIAEDLIKPCMTVDRNRQLRIR from the exons atggatagttGGCTCAAAACGGGGCGCCTCGCAAgtggaaaaaatgttttagCATGTTCACCAgcagaaaataatgaaaatatttcggAAATAGATGTTTCTAGTTTGTCA GATTTGGTAAATACTGGACAGGAACGACAAAATAAACTTGTTAGTGAAATTGTTTTACCTGAGGAGAGAACTActtctaaaaaaagaaaatatgacGAATCGTATTTGTCCTTTGGGTTTATTCCTGTCAGAATGGCTGAGAATCCGGATGGACAATGCGTTTGCAacaaaataatgtgtaataGTTCATTGGTACCGGCAAAGCTAAGACGACACCTTGACACCAACCACCCGCAACTGAAAGATAAAAGCTTAAGCTTTTTTGAAAGACACAAAGAAGTACAAAAAACTGGCGTGGCTGCtttacaaaaatatgcaaaaacagaTAATGAAAACGGAACAGAAGCATCATTCATGCTAAGTTACAGAATCGCTCGTGCTGGTAAGCCACATACGATTGCAGAGGATTTAATAAAACCATGTATGACAGTCGACAGAAATCGTCAGCTGCGTATTCGGTGA